The window ATTATATCTCTACCCATTTCGGAAGAACATCGAACTAGCCTACTAATTAGAAAACTTTTTCACTAATAAACATTGATAAGAAATTAAATagacaatttgaattttctttagcACCTCTTTATCTTATCATGAATACCAAATGAATATCCTTATCTCATCAAATACACGGTATATAAACTAAAACTACTGGTAACTAGGATACTCAAAGTAGTaataaactttcttgaattATGAAGTACCTAGTGTCTACCGTTTTGCTTCTCCTGATCGTTCAGAATTCCATCGTAGATTCCTTGAAATGTCGTCAATGCAGTAGTGAGGATTACGATTCTGACTGCCGAAAAGGAACAGAAAACAACCTTAGGGAATGTACGATTGAAGGAGAAGACCACTGCTATGTTGAGTACATATTGAATAAGAATTCTAACCCGTTATACCGAAGAGGTTGTGCTCCAGGTGATTGGTGCCAACAACAAACGAACACCCATGGAACTGCTCTTAAATTTTGCCAAACTTGTCAAGGATGCAAGTGCAATAACCAATTGATTGGGTCGAACAAGAGTGAGTATGGCATgataattgaccatattcaccgtcgccatattgttttgcgacaataccaactacccatcagtgttcccaacgaagaaatattgagtttactagaaaaataccgctaatatcaaaaatactatcagccatagagattattcttccactgactatttccaaaaattgagcgaagccttcatttatacactcggccacagttaatttgttcataaaaccgtctttcactaaagtttttatttccaaaaggtgaaattcttgcgaaatattgtcccaaacaagcctatgtggcgtagcagccagaaaaggtacacataaacttcacttataaactttatatagtggaatttttctagtaaactcaatatttcttcgttgggaacactgggtagttggtattgtcgcaaaacaatatggcgacggtgaatatggtcaattctgTTGAAGATagatactaactgacaaagaaactgaaatacccagaaggagctgtttaaattttaaattttgtttttgttaaaaCATAGACAGTATAGCAAGAAGTGAATGATTGTTATTTGGAGAAGAaatagtgaaggttttttcgtgttaacaatttttgttacttaaatattgtagtcttttttccatgttttttaaattacaataaCAACAAACCAGTTGTTCGAGGAGacccaaagtcgatgtttagttgttattGAAATGcgtagagcacgtgtacgcggaatttatcgccagctaagtgactttgaaagaggtcgaattattggtctacggtaGGCGGGGTTgttatttcgagaaatcgctaaccgtacgaacagaaatccgactactgttatgagatgttgtcaagcgtggtttgataatgcccaaaatcgaagaagagtggGCACCAGACGTCGAAGgggtacaaatgaagttcaagatcgacgtctaaggcccagtttcaccaaacagcacttgatcccagattgattaaactccgcttgttactaaagcaggcttaacagtgttttctgtttcaccatgcatcaacccgtccgaagatgatcgcgatcaaccaaatcgcgattaaatagtcagaccatttggcaacgttgtgaacaaagagttataatagtgttctgtatcgtataagcagtgatgaccaccattggcgctaggtgtcaggtgtcattcattcataactcataacatttcaaaacatttgtcatcttgtaaacaaaaaacaaagttaatttttgccgaaaatgtcgagtgatgtgcttcgaaatgtcggaaacttgcagaagttaaaaagaaattatcccatttcacaaaaccacacattctggaaaaaaactatataagtaattttattaacttatttattttttttaacaagtttaactgcttcttaaataatatttcaatcaaacatatcaataaattattctttgcaataaatttcataaaacacaaaaactaagtttacgtgtattttaaatgggaaataaattttgataaaattgacccaaaaattagaaatttccggaaaaataattacatagagcTTTGCCACTTTTCGAACACTTGGAATCACTAGgatgatgtttatttttttttttttgtttttttaatacttataaataatatgttatataaaaatgtatgtaactggctggaagactgtggtcgatagccatttgatttatcaataaatttaatttctctctctctctaattacatagacaagagttccatactgataaataattattaatctcaacttgaaaggttataatcctccaaaaatggccgattagtgctaaatcgcgattggtcgattaaatggcgctttggagtgtggtgaaacgctacattacattaatcgtgatctaaggcctcacttaagagctaagccaagattaaagcatttggtgaaactgggccttagactTATGgctattagagaccgatttacGACAACTctatctttggctgatgagtggttaggagaacaaggtcatcctgtaactgtccgaacggtttattGCCGAATAatgtcttttggactgcagcattatcgatcccatcttgtgttacctctgacggttgagcatcgccggcaacgatttaAGTgggcagagaacgtcaacattgaaatgtgAAATCGCATCAgctcgtcttttctgatgaatctcgattttcCTTGGGTGCATATGATGGCCGAAGACCGGACAGTAGacattatggtatggggtgtgCCCTTGCACATGCAAGTGAGTCACTtttagtcttcattcgaggtaacaggacagcgctgcgttaccttcaagaaatagtagaCCCATATGTTCTCTTTTACCTTAactggctcgagaatccaatatttcagcaagataatgcccgacctcatattTCCAGAgtaagtttaaactttttcgaagcgacccatgtgaatcttttgccttggccgcccagatcccccgatatttcgcccatagagcatgtttgggacatcatggaaaggagacttggaaatttacccaagCCCCTAAGGACTTTTGCGGCTTTTAGGCATGAAGTACAGgcagcttgggatagtatccctcaagaagaaatggaccatcttattgcatcaatgccgaggcGGGTTGGAGAGTGTACAAtcacggtggacaaacacattagtaaaaaatttataaaaaaaattggaaacccttggttttttttctccaaatatcAATCATTTCCAAAAAAACAATggaaatttcagtttctttgtcagttggtaTATTTACCAAAATTTTATCATCTACGTCTGCCAGAGCTTAACACCTCCACTACACCAGAATGGAATCACTCAAACCATTGTTCTGCACCACAAACCGAAAGAGTATTGTCCCCGTATACATcgcaattttttaaaatttttatcaatcgttttgttttcatatttttgccaaaTGGACAAGTGTCCGTGGAAAAGAAAGAATTATCCATAAAACTAGAAGCCCTCGTGGTATTACCTtcgattatttcaataaaatgtaataataataaagatactAATTGTATTCTTTCACAGCTGATTCAAGACTATGTAGAAAATGCTACAGCGAAAATTTCGACAGCGATTGTAGGAAAGGTACCGTACAAACAACAGAGCAGTGTGACAGCGGTGATATATGTGCCATGTCTTATATCTCTACCTCTAGAAGAGATATTTATAAGAGACAATGTGGACCAAAAAATTTCTGCGACGGGGAAAATAGCAAATACGGCAAATCTGTTGAACGTTGCAGCACTTGTCCATATGACTTATGTAATAATGAAGTTCTTCCAGTTGTTCCTTGAACTCTTCATTTTCCGGTGTATTCTTTTCAAATAAAACCATTTCaggattttaatttgaaatttttttgttatatatccccaaatttgttattttcctaaggcccagtttcaccaaacagcactcgatcccagattgattaaactccgcttgttactaaagcaggcttaacagtgttttctgtttcaccatgcatcaacccgtccgaagatgatcgcgattaaccaaatcgcgattaaatagtcaaaccatttggcaacgttgtgaacaaaaacttatatagtgttctgtatcgtattaacagtgatgaccaccattgacgctaggtgtcaggtgtcattcattcataactcataacatttcaaatcatttgtcatcttgtaaacaaaaaacaaagttaatttttgccgaaaatatcgagtgatgtgcttcgaaatgtcggaaacttgcagaagttaaaaagaaattatcccatttcacaaaaccacacattctggaaaaaaaactatataagtaattttattaacttatttatttttattaacaagcttaactgcttcttaaataatatttcaatcaaacatatcaataaattattctttgcaataaatttcataaaacacaaaaacaaagtttacgtgtattttaaatgggaaatattgagcctatacatatagttatattttgataaaattgacccaaaaattagaaatttccggaaaaataattacatagacaagagttccaaataattattaatctcagcttgaaaggttataatcctccaaaagtggccgattagtgctaaatcgcgattggtcgattaaatggcgctttggagtgtggtgaaacgctacattacattaatcgtgatctaaggcctcacttaagagctaagtcaagattaaagcatttggtgaaactgcgcctaacaagtgcggaaagtgGTACTTCCCCACATGAAACTACACACCGATTGACTTCTCTagtgaaaattttggattttgtaGTTCTATACAACATTTTCTTCTTAATAAACATTATAAACTTGTTATGTTTGTTAATTTCCACTCTTTCTTTTAATTGTAAACATGgaattttttacataaaaacGAAAGTGCGTATTTTTTGCGAGTTTAGCAAAATAtgctagtaaagggtgtttttttttgaggtatataactttaagttggcatttctgttcaagatggcgaccgatttaacagcggtcaggtgatttattctcagtttggtttggcaattcatcatgattagactcacgcctgaacaacacttgcaaatagtgcaatttcatttcgaaaatagtggttctgtgcggaatacgtatcgcgcactacgtccattttaattTCTTTAGCGATGAAggacacttctggttgaatggctacgtcaacaaacaaaactgtcgcatttggagtgaatctaatcctcaagtgtatgtcgaaacaccgttacatccagaaaaactaactgtttggtgcgctttatgggctggggaatcattggtccgtacttcttcaaaaacgatgatggccagaacgttacactcaatggtgatcggtatagagccatgattactaactttttcattcctgaattaaacatccatgatgtccaggagctgtggttccaacaagacggcgcaacatgtcacacagctcgtgccacaatcgacacaaagacacgtttggtgaccgcctaatttcacgttttggacctgtgaattggcctccaagatcttgtgatttaacaccgctagactactttctgtggaactatgtaaagtcattggtctatgcggataagccacaaaccctttaccatttggaagacaacattcgccgtgttattgccgatatacggccacaaatgttggaaaaagtcatcgagaattggacgtccagattggactacatccgagccagccgtggcggtcatatgccagaaatcatatttaaaatgtaatgccacaagattatcttgcggataaataaaattcatgtcaatcgaataatccatcgctgttttattgcaatttaaagttttatatagctctaaaaaacaccctttagaatagCTTTGTCAGCACTTTATCCAAATGTAAAACAAagaatattcatatattttttctgacAGTTGAGAATTGTTCATTTGTTCCAACATCAACACCATTAATGATACGATGAAGCTGAAAATATACAACTCCAGGTTGGCAAATAGATGGGCTAACGCTTTGTCACCTGGGAACGTCCTCACATACAATAAATTGCATAATATTCACGTTATATTAATAGCTTTAATATGAACAAAACCACTGTATCTGGAGCTGAAGCTCTTAGTCCCAATTATTGATGTTAAAACACGTCGTCTAAACTAATGAAGGTTCTTTACATCCCAAAATACGGAAAACACTTTTAATGAATCAGTATTGGTCAAACATATATGATTGTCGACCTTTTTTTGtggttacaccctgtataatattagcAGTCCAATCAATACCCGTTTTTCAAGTTAATGTTGAAATAACTATAGTATTCCCTGAAATATATTGTGGTACTTAtcattctatacagggtgagtttatgacttgtacagggtgggcaaatttcgatgttttagcactacaacttttaaaccacagaaaaagagatcgagaatagggtatcagattttgtctatctcctctggtttaaaagttgtagtgctaaaacatcgaaatttgcccaccctgtacatatatttcaaccgaaaaaaggtcaaaaaaacattttttccgattcgatttttttttctcacttagtatatCGGGCGGGCATTCttgagttgaccggactttgatggaattttatgttcgaaAAAGATTAATCTcgtgaataaaaaattatattccgaAAAACATTTtcttcgattccattccatttgcgagataggtataatacaaaattacaattttaatggattttcaacagcctgtatcttttcaaccgagccgaatcagaaaaaatggtaGAGGAAAAAGTGTTttctttgacctcaggaatcttcagttgaaatatatgtaaaagtcaaagactcaccctgtatatttaaccACTAAAGGCTGAAATCAGTAAAACACCCACTAGGGTTTATACTAGTCCAAAATTTTGATTTCCCTAAATTTCCATCACCAATTCAAAAGGCAAACTGAACATTACAATTAAACTGAAAATGTTTTCCACAAGAGGTTCATCATCTTGGAGTTGTTAATCCAATCCCAGTAGAATTCCGAATTCACTCAATACAATACATGAATGAATACAACATACTTGATATAAGCCTGTGCTCTTCGATGAAAATTTTCTGACACGTAGAAATCTAGTTCGTTTACCATGCGAAAACAGATTTCAAGTGATGACTGAAATACGTTTCAGtagatatttatattgatacagcAGCAAGGCAGAGAATAGCACATTTCAAAGCCGATATTAATACAGAACAAGTCAAACAGTTCTACAAATAATGTAGATGAGTTTGTGGATACGTCTGCTATCAATCGATGTTGTGATTGAGGAGCAATGTCGAATGCATACAGGGTGCTGCAACAGTGCTCCAGTACTTCACCTTTCTAGTTGGGGAAGAGATAGAAATCTAACTATTTatgttaattattttattttcaaaatggcgaatgcgcgaaTAGTGTCTATGACATTCTTAACATTCATTATCTTATCCAAACGCAATGGTCGTATAGAGCTTGGATAAGATCATCCACATGAAcatgaaatattgggtaatttttttcttttttaattttctatgattcttgtttttctatgtttttaatcGAAGAATCGTGTTCTCaatataacaaataataacaataataatttttaaaatcagTTCGAttaaattggaaataataacACATTGTGGAAAATTTTATTCTTGCGATAGCGAAAGCTCTAATAAACATTTTCTAGGAATATCTATGATATCAACCGTTCTTATTAATACAGATGCCTTCAAATAACTTACGTAGAAATTGGTCATAACTTTCACTTTATTTTCCGGTGGAAAAACTGATCGCCAGCTGAAAACCTATAAAAACGTGATGAATTTTCATTCTCActgaaaattattcttttatGGGAGTAATTTTTTCAGACCTGGGAAGCCATTATTCATGTGTAGTAGCAGGGTTTTtcatcattgatttttttttcatttcgttttTCTCAACCTCGACCGTATTCCAATTTTGAAATCCCGAATTTAATTGAAACTCATTCTTGATGAAAGTCGAGGAAAATGCAATAACCTTTTTCCACCCTTAGATATTAAGGGGTATTCGTCCCTCGAAAGAGATATCATTCGTATTTTTGATGCACTCTTTTACAGTCTCATGATGAGTGGTTTTCCTGATTCTAATATGGACTTAGGTAAGTGGGAAAATTCTAAAAAAGCACTGAAGTTAAATCAAAAGCTTTTTCCTGCTCGTTTATTTATCCATATCTGCATGAAACattctctgaaaatttcaattgtaataggtgtgtgaataagtctttcccgttttttttcaaattttgagcctttattgtgaaaaaatggttacaaatgaattattgaaagtattggccatcgctagctacaacttttccccatctttctggcaacatacgaatcccgttgcgaaaaaattcgaccggtttggcctctatccagtcatccacccattttttggcttcctcgtaggaatggaagtgctggtcagccaggccatgcgtcatcgatctgaagagatggtaatcagacggagcaatgtctggactatacggcgggtggggtaggacttcccatttgagcgtttctaagtatgttttcaccggctgtgcaacatgtgggcgagcattgtcatgttgcaaaataactttgtcgtgcctgtcggagtattgtggccgtttttctcgcagtgcgcggctcaaacgcatcaattgtcgtcgatagacctcgcctgtgatcctttcattcggtttcagaagctcatagtaaaccacacctagctggtcccaccatatacagagcatgagcttggcgccatgaatatttggcttggccgtcgatgatgatgcatggccgggtagtccccatgtttttcttcgcttctgattatcgtaacggatccactttcatcgccagtcacgatacgatgcagaaaaccctttcttttatgtcgctgaagcagctgttcgcaagtgaaaaaacgccgttcgacgtctctcagcttcagttcgtacggcacccaatttccttgcttttggatcattcccatggctttcaaacgcttggaaatggttgttcggtcaactcccaatgcttcagcaagttcttcttgcgtttgacacgaatcttcatcaagcaaagtcgccaattcttgatcttcaaagatttgcggccgcccggaacgctccttgtcttccacgtcgaaatcgccacttttgaagcgtcggaaccatccgcgaacacttgaatcatcgacacaaccttctccataagcttcctgaagcaaccgatgcgcctcggcagcagatttcttcaaattgaaccaataaagtgaaacttcccgcaaatgacgtcgactcgactcaaatttcgacattttcacgatttcaaaaatttatgatgcgaaaaaatttcaactaatgtgttagtgtggaattgttgacagatgaataagctttgattatgacatatgtaaccattaaatactcgcacagtattggtggcgccatctcttacaaaaaacgggaaagacttattcacacaccttatatatacagggtggaccAGATTTTAGTTCATAACTTTGGCCTCCGATAGAACAactgttttcatgaaaaaagttcatataaacatatatcctaacaagctcaattttcgagatacagggtgttaaattttgaaaaaaaatcaattttttacttataactctagtattattatattcatttttaaaatttgtaGGTATTGAAGCCTAAATAATGtattgtttcgaattaggtaagtgttGCGTGCCAAAATTATTCCAGCGGCGTAGATACAGAGGTGCGATGATCATTGTCctattgaaaatacatatacatCACAGTCTTTATTACtcgaattattttatattttattttactacaaatttttattcaactAAATTTCAGTAAATATGTGTTCATTCACTGAacgaaatataaattttaaatctgaaaatattgttttcaaatAATCTGAAAAGTATAGCTCTGCTATTCTACCTCcttcattgaaaattaataatgGATGTTTTAAACGAATAGGAGGTATACCTATTGAGATAAAAAAGATGATTCAGTTCTCAAACATTCAACAACAAAAGCCGGATATTAATACCGGATGTATTTTTTAATCAACGAAAAATAAGATTATAAAAACGACGTTAGTAATCTATCAAGCTATTGGATAATTAGAAAATGACGCATCTTTTGATAATGGTCccaacaaaattttaatgaatggaatgaaaatattcaatacaattaTTTGGAGACAAATGGGCCACTTTGAATAAGAAAACTAGGTAAGTATACACTTTGAACTTCTACATCcaaaaataagaaagaaatattGATCAACATAGTTCCGGAAGTGCTTAGATGGCCGAATTGTTTTTGAGCGCTCCTTCCTCGAAAAGTTTGCTAGGTATATCTTTTAGACACGATGATATTTTTATCTGGTCCGGCCACCGTAAactcgataactctcgaacggaaaacCTAAAAACTTGAATTTAACAAGGTAGGCTGGTATCTCGAAAGCCGACTAGAAGTTCCGTAAATATAGAAAATTCTGCAAATAGACCTAAGACCACCTGGCAAATCATAAATGACTTGAAACCAAGTAAAAAAAGGCCCAAAACAAGTATCTTACCCGATGGTAATCTGCAGGAAATtgctgaaaaattcaatatccttTTCCAAAGCAATGAAGCTGGGTACATCAATTTAGTTCAAGAGAATTCTTTTTCTGGAATTAAGAAGATTGAAAATTCTTTCTATGTATTTCCTGTAAC is drawn from Harmonia axyridis chromosome 7, icHarAxyr1.1, whole genome shotgun sequence and contains these coding sequences:
- the LOC123684906 gene encoding uncharacterized protein LOC123684906; this encodes MKYLVSTVLLLLIVQNSIVDSLKCRQCSSEDYDSDCRKGTENNLRECTIEGEDHCYVEYILNKNSNPLYRRGCAPGDWCQQQTNTHGTALKFCQTCQGCKCNNQLIGSNKTDSRLCRKCYSENFDSDCRKGTVQTTEQCDSGDICAMSYISTSRRDIYKRQCGPKNFCDGENSKYGKSVERCSTCPYDLCNNEVLPVVP